The Halomicronema hongdechloris C2206 genome includes a window with the following:
- a CDS encoding mechanosensitive ion channel family protein → MWQEVWNYGLWGNQVSDYALAIAILLIGVIAINIVRIVVINRLKNWAQRTATPLDDRLLHLLERPAVRLGYLGTFYVAISNLELHRILQQSIRVVCVIVATILVICLLGSLVEYAVRLYLVARRSDATLEQTVNAIVPAIKIVLWAVGLVFLLDNLGFDISAVVAGLGIGGIAVALAAQGLLQDLFSYFSILIDRPFEIGDFVVIGNLVGTVEHIGIKTTRLRSLSGEQLVAANTDLTSSRIQNYKRMERRRIAFALGVTYETPTAKLEALPEMIQQVIDNTANVSFDRAHFLSYGDFSLNYEVVYYVETSDYAIYMDAQQAINLELKRRFEAQGIDFAFPTQVLYTWHQNPAVSTNGKTAAAGELADVNP, encoded by the coding sequence GCGGATCGTGGTGATCAATCGGCTCAAGAATTGGGCCCAGCGCACCGCCACCCCCCTGGACGATCGTCTCTTACACCTACTAGAGCGCCCTGCCGTGCGGTTAGGGTACCTGGGTACGTTTTACGTCGCCATCAGCAATCTAGAGCTGCACCGGATTCTGCAACAGAGTATTCGCGTGGTGTGCGTGATTGTCGCCACCATACTCGTCATCTGCTTGCTGGGCTCCCTGGTGGAATATGCCGTGCGTCTCTATCTAGTTGCCCGGCGCTCCGATGCCACCCTGGAGCAGACTGTCAATGCCATTGTCCCGGCCATCAAGATAGTGCTGTGGGCCGTAGGCTTGGTCTTCCTGTTAGATAACCTAGGCTTCGATATCTCCGCGGTTGTGGCTGGCCTAGGCATTGGGGGTATCGCCGTGGCTCTGGCAGCCCAGGGACTGCTGCAAGACTTATTCAGCTACTTCTCCATCCTCATCGACCGCCCCTTCGAAATCGGCGACTTCGTCGTCATTGGTAATCTGGTGGGCACCGTCGAGCACATTGGCATCAAAACCACTCGCCTGCGCAGCCTCAGTGGCGAGCAACTGGTGGCAGCCAACACCGACCTGACCTCGTCTCGAATTCAGAATTACAAGCGCATGGAGCGTCGCCGCATCGCCTTTGCCCTCGGCGTCACCTATGAAACGCCTACCGCGAAACTAGAGGCCCTGCCTGAGATGATTCAGCAGGTGATCGACAACACGGCCAACGTCAGCTTCGATCGGGCCCACTTCCTCTCCTACGGTGACTTCAGCCTCAACTATGAAGTCGTCTACTACGTCGAGACCAGTGACTACGCCATCTACATGGATGCCCAGCAGGCGATCAACCTGGAATTAAAGCGCCGCTTCGAAGCCCAGGGCATTGACTTTGCCTTCCCGACTCAAGTGCTCTACACCTGGCACCAAAACCCGGCGGTGTCCACCAACGGCAAGACGGCTGCCGCGGGGGAGTTGGCTGACGTCAATCCCTAG
- the rnc gene encoding ribonuclease III, translating to MPSLPRFQNPALWQQAMTHSSYANESPDSGANNERLEFLGDAILTFLSGEFLFQRYPNWSEGELTPLRAALVDQQQLGQFAQQLNLGQQLRLSRGVEGSGGRTNPRLLSSAFEALIGAYFLDSGADMAQVRQYVVPFFESVIAERVASVQQLNPKSRLQEWALSHLGEIPRYTIVAASGPDHAKQFVAEVRLQGTPYGRGSGHRKQEAEKEAARQALKRLQHP from the coding sequence ATGCCCTCTCTCCCCCGCTTTCAAAACCCGGCCCTCTGGCAACAGGCCATGACCCATTCCTCCTATGCCAACGAATCTCCCGACAGTGGAGCCAATAACGAACGGCTAGAGTTCCTGGGGGATGCGATTTTGACCTTTCTCAGTGGGGAATTCTTGTTCCAGCGTTACCCCAACTGGAGCGAGGGGGAACTGACGCCGCTGCGGGCAGCACTAGTGGATCAGCAACAGTTGGGGCAGTTTGCCCAGCAATTAAACCTGGGTCAACAGCTGCGCCTCAGTCGGGGAGTCGAGGGTAGCGGTGGACGCACCAATCCCCGCTTACTCAGTAGTGCCTTCGAGGCGTTGATTGGCGCCTACTTTCTCGATAGCGGTGCTGATATGGCCCAGGTGCGTCAATATGTGGTGCCTTTCTTCGAGTCGGTGATCGCCGAGCGGGTGGCCTCGGTGCAGCAGCTGAACCCCAAGAGTCGACTGCAGGAATGGGCCCTGAGTCATCTAGGTGAAATCCCCCGATACACCATTGTGGCAGCCTCCGGGCCTGATCATGCCAAACAGTTCGTGGCAGAAGTGAGACTGCAAGGCACTCCCTATGGGCGGGGCAGTGGCCATCGCAAACAAGAGGCCGAAAAGGAAGCGGCTCGTCAGGCCTTAAAGCGGCTGCAACATCCTTGA
- a CDS encoding HNH endonuclease: protein MNPLYAAVAERANHRCEYCQAPEVVFSFPFEVEHSVPLARQGPHDKTNLALAYRSCNLRKGLRISGTTSGGRVLSKYPPHYPTTLPSGKPLRV, encoded by the coding sequence ATGAATCCCTTGTACGCGGCTGTTGCAGAGCGAGCAAACCACCGTTGTGAGTATTGTCAGGCCCCAGAGGTTGTTTTTAGCTTTCCCTTTGAGGTTGAGCACAGTGTTCCACTGGCTCGACAAGGACCACATGACAAAACCAATTTGGCTCTGGCTTACCGCTCCTGCAATCTCCGCAAAGGCTTGCGGATCAGTGGCACGACCTCTGGTGGCAGGGTACTTTCCAAATATCCTCCCCACTACCCCACTACCCTACCCTCCGGGAAGCCGCTCCGCGTCTAG
- a CDS encoding Uma2 family endonuclease — translation MVDTASRPQGIETDTWIPATWEAFVTLSNRPGFDKARGYYDKGWMRLEMAALGPWHGRDNAVVLKVIGLFAGLTNIRAVELINTSFHKSGEREAQPDIAFYLGESFQLLPRTNQPVDVEVYGAPQLAVEIASTTLGDDLGRKRLLYERLGVQEYWVVNVAMSEVVTFAVENGGSREIRESQVLPGLALSTVEEAMQRSQTEDDGALTRWLIQTFQG, via the coding sequence ATGGTTGATACTGCATCACGTCCACAAGGTATTGAAACCGACACCTGGATACCCGCGACCTGGGAAGCATTTGTGACGCTGTCCAATCGGCCCGGTTTTGATAAAGCTCGGGGCTACTACGACAAGGGGTGGATGCGGCTTGAGATGGCAGCACTAGGGCCTTGGCATGGGCGGGATAATGCCGTGGTGTTGAAGGTTATTGGTTTGTTTGCTGGGCTGACCAATATCCGAGCCGTCGAACTCATCAATACTAGTTTTCACAAATCCGGAGAGCGGGAAGCTCAGCCCGATATTGCCTTCTATTTGGGGGAAAGCTTTCAACTGCTACCGAGAACCAATCAACCAGTCGATGTTGAAGTCTATGGTGCTCCTCAGCTTGCGGTAGAAATTGCCTCGACCACCTTAGGGGATGATTTAGGCCGAAAACGGTTGCTGTATGAGCGGCTGGGAGTGCAGGAGTATTGGGTCGTCAATGTAGCGATGTCGGAGGTTGTCACCTTCGCTGTCGAAAATGGTGGCAGTCGAGAGATTCGAGAGTCTCAGGTGTTGCCAGGGCTAGCATTGTCGACTGTGGAGGAGGCCATGCAGCGCAGTCAGACTGAGGATGATGGGGCGCTGACTCGGTGGTTAATCCAAACGTTTCAAGGGTAG
- a CDS encoding Uma2 family endonuclease, translated as MYPTPTERFDEFINHHPENKLELINGQLIVGNALTGSRLLLRQILHGWGAEAAIALAPTETWLSALAASYNLTLPKATSIEAQLNALEAQTKDFEFTPEDLSAGGTEATWPHHRTRQALTMALFRLAGNVGGQSLGRDFVMRLGDNGFTPDLVFFKNSGLNRLYDAFISGPTELVVEVLMPGHEEADCTTKYESYQAAGVPEYWLIDPSAEQVTFYRLIEGRYQLQSPEADGAYRPSSIPGLAFRAAELWQEEEPHPLESSLFVVEQRVEGFERQSEDEGPHWGSLLFIPNIQIDPVPISFEEFISWAPRAKFEFIQGKPLIESTPGTRNVLAMLLMTFGLASVVKLLPPQAWIQGLRQRLDWERQDADRKAEWWAIARKAAEKLRTDFSVGRLGVIGDLTMPQPLNYWSGITLVYWEKLENSWQAYEVLRDIDPDRHIVDLRQVDERWLTADQLWQIDRYLVEL; from the coding sequence ATGTATCCCACCCCCACAGAGCGATTTGACGAGTTTATCAATCACCATCCAGAGAATAAGCTGGAGCTGATAAACGGTCAGCTGATTGTGGGCAACGCTCTGACAGGCAGTCGATTGCTACTGAGGCAAATTCTGCATGGATGGGGAGCTGAGGCCGCGATCGCCCTTGCTCCGACAGAAACTTGGCTCTCAGCGCTGGCTGCAAGCTACAATTTGACGCTTCCCAAGGCGACTTCTATCGAGGCACAACTCAACGCCTTGGAAGCACAGACGAAGGACTTTGAGTTCACTCCAGAAGACTTATCGGCTGGGGGGACAGAGGCCACCTGGCCGCACCATCGAACGCGCCAAGCCTTGACGATGGCTTTGTTCCGGCTGGCTGGAAACGTCGGCGGACAGTCCCTAGGGCGGGACTTCGTCATGCGCCTGGGGGACAACGGGTTTACACCAGACTTGGTGTTTTTCAAAAATTCCGGATTGAACCGGCTGTATGACGCTTTCATCAGTGGGCCAACAGAACTCGTCGTTGAAGTGCTGATGCCAGGGCACGAAGAGGCCGATTGCACTACTAAGTACGAGTCCTACCAAGCCGCCGGAGTACCTGAGTATTGGCTAATCGATCCGAGTGCGGAACAGGTGACGTTTTATCGACTCATAGAGGGTCGCTATCAGTTACAGTCGCCAGAGGCAGACGGCGCTTACCGCCCTAGCAGCATTCCAGGGTTAGCGTTTCGAGCGGCAGAGCTGTGGCAGGAAGAGGAGCCGCATCCGCTGGAGTCTTCGCTGTTTGTTGTGGAGCAGCGGGTCGAGGGATTTGAGCGGCAATCAGAGGACGAGGGACCCCATTGGGGATCGCTATTGTTTATTCCGAATATTCAGATCGATCCGGTGCCGATTAGCTTCGAGGAATTCATCAGTTGGGCTCCCAGAGCCAAATTTGAGTTTATCCAGGGAAAGCCGCTGATTGAATCGACCCCTGGTACGCGCAATGTGCTGGCGATGTTGTTAATGACCTTTGGTCTGGCCAGTGTGGTGAAGCTATTGCCACCCCAAGCTTGGATTCAGGGATTGCGGCAGCGTCTGGATTGGGAACGCCAGGATGCTGATCGCAAAGCCGAGTGGTGGGCGATCGCCCGTAAAGCAGCAGAGAAACTCCGCACTGATTTTTCGGTGGGGCGCTTGGGAGTCATTGGTGACTTGACGATGCCACAACCGTTGAATTATTGGTCGGGCATCACTCTAGTCTATTGGGAGAAACTGGAGAATTCCTGGCAAGCCTATGAGGTGCTCCGCGACATCGACCCGGATCGCCACATTGTTGATTTACGCCAAGTAGACGAGCGTTGGCTCACAGCGGATCAACTCTGGCAAATTGACCGTTATCTAGTGGAGTTGTGA
- the dndE gene encoding DNA sulfur modification protein DndE, giving the protein MHPPVDRIKLSQAAKDQLIKLKRITKIATWNVLCRWALYRSLAKPSLPSPVPIPAESNLEMTWQVFGGPIADQLLIALKQRCHNDNHLGTDPDTLATQLRLHLHRGIGYLAGDPKMLKPLT; this is encoded by the coding sequence ATGCACCCCCCAGTCGATCGCATCAAACTCTCCCAAGCCGCCAAAGACCAACTCATCAAACTAAAGCGGATCACCAAGATTGCCACTTGGAATGTGCTCTGCCGCTGGGCCCTCTACCGTTCTCTGGCCAAGCCCTCCCTCCCCTCCCCCGTGCCCATCCCTGCCGAGAGCAACCTGGAAATGACCTGGCAAGTCTTCGGCGGTCCCATTGCCGATCAACTCCTGATCGCCCTCAAACAGCGCTGCCACAACGACAACCACCTGGGCACCGATCCCGACACCCTAGCCACTCAACTTCGCTTACATCTTCATCGCGGCATTGGCTACCTGGCAGGCGATCCCAAGATGCTGAAGCCTTTGACCTAG
- a CDS encoding Uma2 family endonuclease, with product MSGLPMVLSLDQVELTDEQFYRLCLANPNTPLERSASGALVIMSPVGGESGEREADLITDLALWNRQIKLGKVFSSSTLFKLPGGGDRSPDAAWIEKTRWNALSPEEKAGFPPICPDFVIELRSKTDALPPLRDKMEEYLASGLRLGWLINPQGQEVEVYRPGAIVKKVPFPARLSGEDVLPGFKLTWPLPD from the coding sequence ATGTCTGGTCTGCCGATGGTTTTAAGTCTGGATCAGGTTGAATTGACGGATGAGCAATTCTACCGATTATGCCTGGCGAATCCGAATACACCCCTGGAACGATCAGCTTCGGGAGCGTTGGTCATTATGTCACCCGTAGGGGGAGAAAGCGGGGAACGAGAAGCTGATTTGATCACAGACTTAGCGCTTTGGAATCGACAGATTAAATTAGGCAAGGTTTTTAGCTCATCGACGTTGTTCAAACTACCGGGAGGCGGGGATCGATCTCCTGATGCTGCTTGGATAGAAAAAACGCGTTGGAATGCATTATCTCCCGAAGAGAAAGCCGGGTTTCCACCGATATGCCCTGATTTCGTCATTGAGCTTCGTTCTAAAACGGATGCTTTGCCTCCTTTACGGGACAAGATGGAGGAGTATCTAGCCAGTGGTTTACGGTTGGGCTGGTTGATTAATCCCCAGGGACAAGAAGTCGAGGTTTATCGACCGGGGGCAATCGTCAAAAAAGTGCCCTTTCCAGCCCGTTTATCCGGGGAAGACGTCTTGCCGGGGTTTAAGCTGACTTGGCCTTTGCCGGATTAG
- a CDS encoding DUF433 domain-containing protein: protein MPLNSAMISVSPDVMGGTPVFVGTRVPVETLFDYLKAGESVDDFLEGFPTVAREQVIGLLEEVGNQLIGSKVA from the coding sequence ATGCCGTTGAACTCTGCGATGATTAGCGTTTCGCCCGATGTCATGGGTGGTACTCCGGTTTTTGTGGGAACTCGGGTTCCTGTCGAAACTCTCTTCGACTATCTCAAGGCTGGAGAGTCCGTTGACGATTTTTTAGAGGGGTTTCCTACGGTGGCTAGGGAGCAAGTTATTGGACTCCTTGAAGAAGTAGGCAACCAATTGATTGGCTCTAAGGTTGCTTAG
- a CDS encoding DUF5615 family PIN-like protein, translated as MRLILDECLDRRLARDLAGHEVKTVPQMGWAGIKNGQLLPLVEEHFDVFITVDRNLAFQQNLLQFSIAVIVLQARSNRLADLQPLVPNILAVLPTAPKGEATLVSA; from the coding sequence ATGAGGCTCATTCTAGATGAGTGTCTTGACCGAAGGCTCGCCAGAGACCTTGCTGGCCATGAAGTCAAGACCGTTCCCCAGATGGGATGGGCCGGAATTAAGAATGGCCAACTGCTGCCCCTAGTCGAAGAACATTTTGATGTGTTTATCACGGTTGACCGAAACCTGGCATTTCAGCAGAATTTGCTGCAATTTAGTATTGCTGTCATTGTTTTGCAAGCTCGGTCGAACCGATTAGCGGACTTGCAACCTTTGGTACCCAACATCCTTGCTGTTCTACCCACAGCGCCAAAAGGAGAAGCCACGCTAGTTAGTGCATAA
- a CDS encoding helix-turn-helix domain-containing protein → MGKAGKVLRQVLEEYDISQYSLPVTMDIEWNNVYRWVNEKRDPTAETVVEIVRALKKLNPEASKAFVQQYMGDEQ, encoded by the coding sequence ATGGGAAAAGCGGGGAAAGTGCTCAGGCAGGTTTTGGAGGAGTACGACATCAGTCAGTACAGCCTACCGGTGACAATGGATATAGAATGGAATAACGTTTACCGCTGGGTGAATGAGAAGCGCGATCCAACTGCTGAAACGGTGGTCGAGATCGTTCGAGCGCTGAAAAAGCTTAATCCTGAAGCATCAAAGGCTTTTGTGCAGCAATATATGGGTGATGAGCAGTAG
- a CDS encoding XisI protein: MASVDSYRQLVQDLLEDYSKVDFNNPDLETELIFDTQRDRYQVVHVGWSNKRRVYGCVLHLDIKDGKIWIQHDGTEGGIALELVERGVPKHDIVLGFHSPFKRQFTEFAVS, encoded by the coding sequence ATGGCAAGCGTAGACAGCTACCGTCAACTCGTCCAAGACCTTCTGGAAGACTACAGCAAAGTTGACTTCAATAACCCCGATCTAGAAACTGAGCTAATTTTCGATACCCAGCGCGATCGCTACCAGGTCGTCCACGTCGGTTGGTCCAATAAACGCCGAGTCTACGGCTGCGTGCTGCACCTCGACATCAAAGACGGCAAAATCTGGATTCAGCACGACGGCACCGAAGGCGGCATTGCTCTCGAACTTGTGGAACGAGGCGTGCCTAAGCACGACATCGTGCTGGGTTTCCACTCCCCCTTCAAGCGTCAGTTCACCGAATTTGCCGTTAGTTAG
- a CDS encoding XisH family protein, giving the protein MAAKDIFHNAAKRALEKDGWTITHDPLFLSFGGVDMYVDLGAERILAADRGDEKIAVEIKSFIGPSATTEFNAALGQFLKYQLALEEEEPDRTLFLAIPVDAEREFFRLELPRRLIERYQVRLLIYDLEEEVIVKWQA; this is encoded by the coding sequence ATGGCCGCTAAAGACATTTTCCACAATGCTGCCAAGCGCGCCCTCGAAAAAGACGGTTGGACCATCACCCATGATCCGCTGTTCCTCAGTTTTGGTGGGGTCGATATGTATGTTGACCTGGGGGCCGAGCGCATTCTTGCGGCTGATCGGGGTGATGAGAAAATTGCCGTCGAAATCAAAAGTTTCATTGGCCCTTCAGCCACGACGGAATTCAACGCCGCTTTAGGACAATTTCTGAAATATCAACTTGCACTAGAAGAAGAAGAGCCTGATCGCACTCTTTTTCTAGCCATTCCAGTTGATGCTGAAAGGGAGTTCTTCCGGCTGGAGCTGCCTCGGAGGTTGATTGAGCGCTATCAAGTCAGATTACTGATTTATGATCTAGAGGAGGAGGTGATCGTGAAATGGCAAGCGTAG
- a CDS encoding KTSC domain-containing protein, which translates to MELQFVESSMIQAFGYDEDNETLLVIFNSGKTYQYSEVPKETYEGLLESDSKGSYMRSFVIDCYPTTLMRKR; encoded by the coding sequence ATGGAGTTACAGTTTGTGGAATCCAGCATGATTCAAGCCTTTGGCTACGATGAAGACAACGAAACCCTACTGGTTATCTTTAACTCCGGAAAAACCTACCAATACTCCGAAGTTCCCAAAGAAACCTATGAAGGACTCCTGGAATCGGATTCAAAAGGGAGCTACATGCGCAGCTTCGTGATTGACTGCTATCCCACCACGCTGATGCGGAAACGCTAG
- a CDS encoding DUF1902 domain-containing protein, giving the protein MTSATVFQVNAFWDADAAVWVATSEDVPGLVTEAESFDKLQQKLRGMVPELLVLNQPPLQIH; this is encoded by the coding sequence ATGACATCAGCAACCGTTTTCCAGGTCAATGCCTTTTGGGATGCTGACGCAGCGGTCTGGGTCGCAACTAGCGAAGACGTACCTGGCCTCGTCACAGAAGCTGAGTCCTTTGACAAGCTACAGCAGAAACTCCGGGGCATGGTTCCAGAATTGCTGGTGCTCAACCAGCCGCCGCTTCAAATCCATTGA
- a CDS encoding KTSC domain-containing protein, which produces MVIFNSGKTYQYSEVPQETYEELLAADSKGSYMRSLMIDCYPCALMRKR; this is translated from the coding sequence ATGGTTATCTTCAATTCCGGCAAAACCTACCAGTATTCGGAGGTTCCCCAAGAAACCTATGAGGAACTGTTGGCAGCAGATTCTAAAGGCAGCTACATGCGGAGCCTTATGATTGACTGTTATCCCTGCGCCCTCATGCGGAAACGTTAG
- a CDS encoding protein kinase domain-containing protein: MSFCINPQCSKPQNSRQPLFCESCGSDLLLDGRYRVIERLGRGGFADTYEVFEFGTPKILKVLHHKEPKALELFKREFDVLSRLNHPGIPKVDPDAYFTFMPKGSLEVLHCFVMEKIEGMDLEKYMEKRGNQPISEKTGLAWLEQIVEILQVIHEQDFLHRDIKPSNIILKPDGQLALIDFGAVREMSQTYMQKSKITAISSAGYTPPEQVNGKAIIQSDFFALGRTFVFLFTGKEPGAFNLDPRTAELVWQDDAKQISERVIGIIDLMMAYIPDNRPALASDVLQEIESPKISQKIETPHSKNIQKQAFWRRFPAAVIDYAAIAILGVIPYSILYEVLDRINPYPSFPYGLFSDEVDPIEEQLHNQQVDLHWQLDNIFQWISLVSTYLIVGAVYHALTESSTRQASPGKRLFKVHLRNEIGNHLGFMKALARAILKQIFWLLFVLYPIASATYVYGSLYWFSLAAFLFVVISLLITLRNKNFLYDLASRTKVLIK; encoded by the coding sequence ATGAGTTTCTGCATCAACCCCCAGTGCTCGAAACCTCAAAATTCCCGACAGCCCCTTTTTTGCGAATCATGTGGCTCAGATCTACTGCTTGATGGTCGCTATCGAGTCATTGAGCGTCTCGGCAGAGGTGGCTTTGCTGACACGTATGAGGTTTTTGAATTTGGTACACCCAAGATTCTGAAAGTTCTACATCATAAAGAACCCAAGGCACTTGAACTGTTCAAACGGGAGTTCGATGTACTAAGTCGTCTCAATCATCCCGGCATTCCCAAAGTAGACCCTGACGCATATTTTACGTTTATGCCAAAAGGCTCTTTAGAAGTTCTTCATTGCTTTGTAATGGAGAAAATTGAGGGAATGGACCTTGAGAAATATATGGAAAAACGTGGCAATCAACCTATTTCAGAAAAGACGGGGTTGGCTTGGCTAGAGCAAATCGTTGAAATTTTGCAGGTTATTCACGAGCAAGACTTTCTGCATCGCGATATCAAGCCAAGTAACATCATCTTAAAACCTGATGGCCAATTGGCTCTGATCGACTTTGGTGCCGTCCGGGAAATGAGTCAAACCTACATGCAAAAGTCTAAAATCACGGCCATCTCATCGGCAGGCTATACACCTCCCGAGCAAGTCAATGGCAAGGCCATTATACAATCTGATTTTTTCGCTTTAGGTAGAACCTTTGTCTTCCTCTTTACTGGAAAAGAACCTGGAGCTTTTAATTTAGATCCCCGAACAGCAGAACTTGTCTGGCAGGATGATGCCAAGCAAATTTCAGAGAGAGTCATCGGCATCATTGATCTAATGATGGCTTATATTCCAGACAACAGACCTGCTCTAGCATCAGACGTTCTTCAGGAAATCGAATCACCAAAAATATCTCAGAAAATCGAAACGCCCCATTCAAAAAACATACAAAAGCAAGCTTTTTGGCGGAGGTTTCCAGCCGCAGTAATCGATTATGCTGCTATAGCGATACTCGGAGTAATTCCTTACAGTATACTCTATGAAGTTTTAGATCGAATTAATCCATATCCTTCATTCCCATATGGCCTGTTCTCTGATGAAGTAGATCCTATTGAAGAGCAGCTGCATAACCAGCAAGTTGATTTGCACTGGCAGCTAGACAATATTTTTCAATGGATAAGTTTGGTTTCTACATATCTAATTGTCGGGGCCGTATACCACGCCTTGACGGAAAGTTCCACGCGGCAAGCAAGCCCAGGGAAAAGACTTTTTAAAGTACATTTGAGAAATGAAATTGGGAATCATTTAGGTTTTATGAAAGCTTTAGCAAGAGCTATTCTTAAACAAATATTCTGGTTGCTTTTTGTCCTTTATCCTATTGCATCAGCCACCTATGTTTATGGCAGCCTTTACTGGTTTAGCCTTGCTGCTTTTCTGTTTGTGGTTATTTCTTTGCTGATCACTCTTCGAAACAAGAACTTTTTGTACGATTTGGCATCCAGAACGAAAGTTCTGATCAAATAA
- a CDS encoding IS630 family transposase (programmed frameshift) — protein MNSFQLEHQQKVDNRAILSDFISSNPDSRELKRALAVKMALEGEPYFKITKFLVINKSFITYWKNRFEAQGIEGIKLGYQGSKSYLTPDDRTEIISWLRTRNYWNFDELVSYLDEHYDVIYKSKQSYYTLFSEAGISWKKSQKTNPKSDPALVKKKREEIQGFIRQNQFKIESGELIVLFLDECHLLWGDVCGYVWGKTDMRIEIPITNERIRQTYYGALNYQTKEFILHPYEKGNGENTVAFMKYLQEQNPGKQIALIWDGASYHKSQEIKDFLATVNHGKEETEWQFKCILFAPNSPEQNPVEDVWLQAKNSLRRFWRLCRSFPAVKYLFEFFIDHQKFDFSKIEEYSPCS, from the exons ATGAATAGTTTTCAATTAGAACACCAACAAAAAGTAGATAATCGTGCTATTCTATCAGACTTTATAAGTAGTAATCCTGATTCAAGAGAGCTTAAGCGAGCATTGGCTGTAAAAATGGCATTGGAGGGTGAGCCATATTTTAAGATTACCAAATTTCTGGTAATAAACAAGTCTTTTATTACATATTGGAAGAACAGATTCGAAGCACAAGGCATTGAAGGTATTAAACTCGGCTACCAAGGATCAAAAAGTTACCTAACCCCAGATGATCGTACAGAAATTATCTCGTGGCTGAGAACCAGAAACTACTGGAACTTTGATGAATTAGTTTCATATTTAGATGAACATTATGATGTGATTTACAAGTCTAAGCAAAGCTACTATACACTTTTTTCGGAAGCAGGTATTAGTTGGAAGAAATCTCAAAAAACCAACCCAAAATCTGATCCAGCTCTAGTCAAAA AAAAAAGAGAAGAAATCCAAGGATTTATCCGTCAAAACCAGTTCAAAATTGAGTCTGGGGAATTGATTGTACTTTTTTTGGATGAGTGTCATCTCCTTTGGGGTGATGTTTGTGGATATGTCTGGGGCAAGACAGATATGCGAATCGAAATCCCTATTACAAACGAGAGAATCAGGCAAACATATTATGGCGCATTAAACTATCAAACAAAAGAATTTATTTTGCATCCTTACGAGAAAGGGAATGGAGAGAATACAGTTGCTTTTATGAAGTACTTGCAGGAACAAAATCCTGGGAAGCAAATCGCATTAATTTGGGATGGCGCTAGTTATCATAAGTCACAAGAGATCAAAGATTTTTTAGCTACAGTCAATCATGGGAAAGAAGAGACAGAATGGCAATTCAAATGTATTCTATTTGCACCCAATTCACCAGAACAAAATCCAGTGGAAGATGTTTGGTTACAAGCCAAAAATTCATTGAGAAGATTTTGGAGGTTGTGTCGTTCTTTCCCCGCTGTAAAGTATCTGTTTGAGTTCTTTATAGATCATCAAAAGTTCGATTTTTCTAAAATAGAAGAATATTCACCTTGTTCATAA